One stretch of Mangifera indica cultivar Alphonso chromosome 9, CATAS_Mindica_2.1, whole genome shotgun sequence DNA includes these proteins:
- the LOC123226358 gene encoding phenolic glucoside malonyltransferase 1-like: FTPAETLLFYLLTASTLFHFNSEILPILKHSLSLTLQHYLPLAGKLTWPPHSDLPNISYSPDDAVSLLVAEANLDFNRLSGDDIRESPELRCLIPELSSSDEIASIMALQITLFPNQGFCICITTHHAVVDGSTVIAFMKSWAYLCTQLVLGKQHPSLLPELIPFFDRTVLEDLIGFKLSDIVEFKQRSLKLKDDSGVNINSVRATLKLSHEDIKKLKEKILFQLKEKTPTKQLHLSTFVVTYAYVLVCLVKARAMEDNKNVNFAFLVDCRNRLNPPLLTNYFGNCLAARDASVKASVFREKNGVSIVAEKISDMVRDIVEKGPLDGEVDRFKRIKNIAEAGEELLGVTGWTRFKFYGVDYGWGKPKKVEIMSIDESGTIVMLEGGDGNSVEIGGIFSRHEMEAFKSLFISGLQDPRNRL; encoded by the coding sequence tttACTCCAGCGGAGACTCTGCTCTTTTATCTACTCACTGCCTCAACCCTTTTTCACTTCAACTCAGAAATCCTTCCCatactcaaacattcactctctCTCACTCTCCAACACTATCTCCCTCTTGCTGGAAAGCTCACATGGCCTCCACATTCTGACCTACCTAATATCTCCTATTCACCCGATGACGCTGTTTCTCTTCTCGTCGCTGAGGCTAACTTGGACTTTAACCGTCTCTCAGGCGATGATATTCGTGAGTCTCCCGAGTTACGTTGTTTAATACCAGAGTTGTCGTCATCTGACGAGATTGCATCAATCATGGCTCTACAAATAACCTTGTTTCCTAATCAAGGGTTTTGCATTTGCATCACTACACACCATGCAGTTGTGGACGGCAGCACTGTAATCGCTTTCATGAAATCTTGGGCTTATCTATGCACGCAACTGGTACTGGGCAAACAACACCCTTCTTTGTTGCCTGAACTGATCCCATTCTTTGATCGGACGGTTCTCGAGGACCTAATTGGATTCAAATTGTCTGATATTGTTGAATTCAAACAACGAAGCTTGAAGTTGAAAGACGATTCGGGAGTGAATATTAACTCAGTTCGAGCCACGCTGAAGCTGAGTCATGAAGATATAAAGAAACTTAAAGAAAAGATATTGTTTCAACTGAAAGAAAAAACACCCACCAAACAGCTTCATTTATCGACTTTTGTGGTAACATATGCGTATGTTTTAGTCTGTCTCGTGAAAGCAAGAGCCATGGAAGATAACAAAAACGTCAACTTTGCATTTCTAGTGGATTGCAGAAACCGTCTCAATCCTCCGCTTCTAACAAATTACTTCGGTAACTGTCTTGCTGCTCGAGACGCATCAGTAAAAGCCAGTGTTTTCAGGGAGAAAAACGGGGTTTCAATTGTCGCGGAGAAAATCAGTGACATGGTAAGAGATATTGTTGAGAAAGGACCCCTTGACGGCGAGGTGGATCGTTtcaaaaggataaaaaatattgCGGAAGCAGGAGAAGAACTCCTTGGGGTTACTGGGTGGACCCGATTTAAGTTTTATGGAGTTGATTACGGGTGGGGAAAACCAAAGAAAGTAGAGATAATGTCTATTGATGAAAGTGGAACAATTGTTATGTTGGAGGGTGGGGATGGAAATAGCGTTGAAATTGGAGGGATTTTCAGTAGGCATGAAATGGAGGCTTTCAAGTCTCTGTTTATATCCGGTTTACAGGATCCTCGAAATCGGCTGTAA